Proteins from a genomic interval of Polaribacter sejongensis:
- a CDS encoding alginate export family protein yields MKKQYIVLALLLVSFQFVNAQFTLDGEFRPRTEYRNGFGSLIPDAADASFGISTRVRLNTSYMTDNYWVYVSLQDVMVWGENRQILPYDQNNSFAVFQAWAELKLGENTSTRVGRQVLSYDDQRILGGLDWAQQGRNHDAALLKYRKENFMLDVALAFNQDYSNPTGFQSAGTAYNTTGYFSYKTMQMLYMKQKWEKLSGSLLLLNNGFQEFDAVTNEADGVSNLQTLGTHLEYKDGSFGLSANAFLQTGKRQGDVDVKGAYLVGLDATYKVAPKVGLGAGLEVISGNDGAAGETGAFFPLYGTNHKFNGFMDYFYVGNHANSVGLVDYHVSAKFTINDSSSLMVKALNFRGEQALASGEKSLGTEIDLVYSKKFKGYSLALGYSQMFASDGMYELKGITETAAAGTQNWAWAMLVIKPKFLSGK; encoded by the coding sequence ATGAAAAAACAATACATAGTTTTAGCGTTGTTGTTAGTGAGTTTCCAATTTGTAAACGCACAATTTACGTTAGATGGAGAGTTTAGACCACGTACAGAATATAGAAATGGTTTTGGAAGTTTAATTCCGGATGCAGCAGATGCAAGTTTTGGAATTTCTACAAGAGTACGTTTAAATACGAGCTACATGACCGATAATTATTGGGTATATGTTAGTTTACAAGATGTAATGGTTTGGGGAGAAAATAGACAAATTTTGCCTTACGATCAAAATAATTCTTTTGCCGTTTTTCAGGCTTGGGCAGAATTAAAGTTAGGCGAGAATACTTCTACAAGAGTTGGTCGTCAAGTTTTATCTTATGATGATCAAAGAATTTTAGGAGGTTTAGATTGGGCGCAGCAAGGTAGAAATCACGATGCTGCTTTATTAAAGTATAGAAAGGAAAATTTCATGTTAGATGTTGCTTTAGCATTTAATCAAGATTACTCAAATCCAACCGGTTTTCAATCCGCAGGAACTGCGTACAACACAACAGGTTATTTCTCATATAAAACCATGCAGATGTTGTATATGAAGCAAAAATGGGAAAAATTATCTGGTAGTTTATTGTTATTAAACAACGGTTTTCAAGAATTTGATGCTGTAACAAATGAAGCAGACGGCGTAAGTAATTTACAAACTTTAGGAACGCATTTAGAATACAAAGATGGAAGTTTTGGTTTGTCTGCAAATGCATTCTTACAAACAGGAAAACGTCAGGGAGATGTTGATGTAAAAGGCGCTTATTTAGTAGGTTTGGACGCCACTTACAAAGTAGCTCCAAAAGTAGGTTTAGGAGCCGGTTTAGAGGTAATAAGTGGTAATGATGGCGCTGCAGGAGAAACCGGAGCTTTCTTTCCATTATATGGAACAAACCATAAGTTTAATGGGTTTATGGATTATTTCTATGTAGGTAATCATGCAAACTCAGTTGGTTTGGTAGATTATCATGTAAGCGCAAAATTTACTATAAATGATTCTTCTAGTTTAATGGTAAAAGCGCTTAATTTTAGAGGAGAACAAGCCTTAGCAAGTGGAGAAAAATCTTTAGGAACAGAAATAGACTTGGTTTATAGTAAGAAATTTAAAGGCTATTCTTTAGCACTTGGGTATTCTCAAATGTTTGCAAGCGATGGTATGTATGAATTAAAAGGAATTACAGAAACTGCTGCTGCAGGAACACAAAATTGGGCTTGGGCAATGTTGGTCATTAAGCCTAAGTTTTTAAGCGGAAAATAA
- a CDS encoding rubredoxin codes for MSKQLNRLIVRGGVLSPGELKYICESVESLGQKTISFGSRQDILLPKKINQEELSQFDKLQLVEADDTGTENIVSSYVCADIFPSTSWLTGDRYLYLLEQFRSKSKLKINLTDPKQRLVPLFTGNINFIASEHEDYWYLYVRLPEWKNTQMYPALIYSWDLDKVETAIENILQEEPETIEMIFDLVSDAIDTNNRTVDKPLEVPFYPFPYFEGMNKIGMDKYWLGLYWRNNKYDISFLKEMCELCSENKIGKISITPWKSFVVKGIPKESKLVWEKFLGKRGINVRHSMLELNWHIPVANKDALNLKKYLVSNFDQNDISTYGLTFGITDYSKAAYYFTSIVVEKNKQPEMIGNFQTRDTYNLLYAKNFDPNTRQYIMHVQDVDKVELPGLLMELSQLYFDQLGSEKEVEKEAETKKETTALEVYQCTDCLTIYDEAFGDITQDIAPKTVFNDLPESYECSLCEASKSSFQKVVLVK; via the coding sequence GAGAACTAAAATATATATGCGAATCCGTAGAAAGTTTAGGTCAAAAAACGATTTCTTTTGGGTCTCGACAAGATATTTTATTACCAAAAAAAATAAATCAAGAAGAGTTATCTCAATTTGATAAACTGCAGCTGGTAGAAGCAGATGATACGGGTACAGAAAACATTGTTTCGTCTTATGTTTGTGCAGATATTTTTCCGAGTACTTCTTGGTTAACAGGAGATCGATATTTGTATTTATTAGAACAGTTTCGATCAAAATCAAAATTAAAAATAAATTTAACAGATCCAAAACAACGTTTAGTTCCTTTGTTTACAGGAAACATCAATTTTATAGCTTCAGAACACGAAGATTATTGGTATTTGTATGTGAGGCTTCCAGAATGGAAAAACACACAAATGTATCCTGCTTTAATTTATAGTTGGGATTTAGATAAGGTTGAAACAGCTATAGAAAACATCTTACAAGAAGAACCAGAAACCATAGAAATGATTTTTGATTTGGTAAGTGATGCCATAGATACCAATAATAGAACGGTTGATAAACCTTTAGAAGTGCCTTTTTATCCTTTTCCTTATTTTGAAGGAATGAACAAAATTGGTATGGATAAATATTGGTTGGGTTTGTATTGGAGAAACAATAAATATGATATTTCTTTCTTAAAAGAAATGTGCGAATTGTGCTCTGAAAATAAGATAGGAAAAATTTCTATTACACCTTGGAAATCTTTTGTAGTGAAAGGGATTCCGAAAGAATCTAAACTGGTTTGGGAGAAGTTTTTAGGCAAGCGAGGAATCAACGTCCGCCATTCTATGTTAGAGTTAAATTGGCATATTCCGGTTGCCAATAAAGATGCTTTAAATTTAAAGAAATACTTGGTTTCTAACTTCGATCAGAATGATATTAGTACGTATGGTTTAACCTTCGGAATTACAGATTATAGTAAAGCAGCTTATTATTTTACATCTATTGTTGTCGAAAAAAATAAACAACCAGAAATGATTGGAAATTTTCAAACAAGAGATACCTATAATCTTTTGTATGCTAAGAATTTTGATCCAAATACAAGACAATATATTATGCACGTACAAGACGTGGATAAGGTAGAATTACCTGGTTTGTTAATGGAGTTAAGTCAGTTGTATTTTGATCAATTAGGTAGTGAAAAAGAAGTAGAGAAAGAGGCCGAAACTAAAAAAGAAACTACAGCGTTAGAGGTTTATCAATGTACAGATTGTTTAACAATTTATGATGAAGCTTTTGGAGATATTACACAAGATATTGCTCCAAAAACTGTTTTTAATGATCTGCCAGAAAGTTATGAATGCTCGCTTTGCGAAGCTTCAAAAAGCAGTTTTCAAAAAGTAGTTTTAGTTAAATAA